One genomic window of Oncorhynchus clarkii lewisi isolate Uvic-CL-2024 chromosome 5, UVic_Ocla_1.0, whole genome shotgun sequence includes the following:
- the LOC139409385 gene encoding ubiquitin carboxyl-terminal hydrolase isozyme L5: MTGSAGEWCLMESDPGVFTELIKGFGCKGAQVEEIWSMEPENFENLKPVHGLIFLFKWQPGEAPAGSIVQDSRLDNIFFAKQVINNACATQAIVSVLLNCTHSDMLLGETLTEFREFSLSFDAAMKGLALSNSEVIRQVHNGFARQQMFEFDAKSSAKDEEAFHFVSYVPVNGRLYELDGLREGPIDLGVCNQDDWINAVRPVIEKRIQKYSEGEIRFNLMAIVSDRKMIYERKIAELQIQLAEEEPMDTDQSSTLLSSIQSEIAKYQLLIDEENQKLKRYKIENIRRKHNYLPFIMELLKTLAEYQQLIPLVEKAKEKQSAKKVQEAK; this comes from the exons atgactgGAAGCGCAGGAGAATGGTGTCTTATGGAAAGTGATCCTGGGGTTTTCACAGAATTGATCAAAGGCTTTG GTTGTAAAGGAGCTCAGGTTGAAGAAATATGGAGTATGGAACCAGAGAACTTTGAAAACCTGAA aCCAGTTCATGGGTTGATCTTCCTGTTCAAGTGGCAGCCAGGTGAGGCACCAGCAGGATCTATCGTTCAGGATTCAAGACTTGACAACATCTTCTTTGCCAAGCAG GTGATAAATAACGCATGTGCTACCCAGGCCATTGTGAGTGTGCTGCTGAACTGCACTCACTCTGACATGCTGCTGGGAGAGACACTCACAGAGTTCAGAGAATTCTCACTCAGCTTCGATGCTGCT ATGAAAGGTCTGGCTCTCAGCAACTCTGAAGTTATTCGACAAGTTCACAATGGCTTTGCCAG ACAGCAGATGTTTGAGTTTGACGCAAAGTCTTCAGCGAAGGATGAGGAAGCATTCCACTTTGTGAGTTATGTCCCTGTCAATGGCAGGCTCTATGAGCTGGACGGACTGCGTGAAGGGCCCATCGACCTCG GTGTATGTAACCAGGACGATTGGATCAACGCAGTTCGGCCAGTGATTGAGAAAAGAATACAGAA GTACAGTGAGGGAGAGATCCGCTTCAACCTGATGGCCATCGTGTCAGACAGGAAGATGATTTATGAGAGGAAGATAGCGGAGCTGCAGATCCAGCTTGCAGAG GAAGAGCCAATGGACACAGACCAGAGCAGCACCCTCCTCAGCTCGATCCAATCAGAAATTGCCAAGTATCAGCTGCTGATTGATGAGGAGAATCAGAAACTCAAACGATACAAG ATCGAAAACATCCGACGAAAGCATAACTACCTACCCTTCATCATGGAACTACTGAAGACACTGGCAGAATACCAGCAGTTGATACCTTTGGTGGAAAAG GCAAAGGAGAAGCAGAGTGCCAAAAAAGTCCAGGAAGCCAAGTGA
- the LOC139409386 gene encoding glutaredoxin 2 isoform X4, with protein MGNFTSFSSSGLSSTTACGQFLQEVVSHNCIVIFSKTTCPYCKMAKNVFNEIGATYKVIELDEHNDGRRLQEALAQMTGARTVPRVFINGNCIGGGSDTKELHQKGKLLPLIEQCAPCCVKINTEGSGSGQFESTK; from the exons ATGGGAAACTTCACATCCTTCAGCTCAAGTGGTCTGTCAAGCACAACAGCATGTGGTCAGTTTCTACAG GAGGTGGTGTCTCATAACTGCATTGTCATATTTTCCAAGACCACTTGTCCATATTGCAAAATGGCCAAAAATGTATTCAATGAAATTGGTGCTACATACAAGGTGATAGAGCTGGATGAACACAACGATGGAAGACGACTACAAGAGGCCTTGGCGCAGATGACCGGTGCCAGAACA GTTCCGAGGGTCTTCATCAATGGAAACTGCATTGGAGGAGGCTCTGACACAAAGGAACTACACCAGAAGGGAAAGCTGCTGCCTCTGATAGAACAATGTGCCCCGTGCTGCGTGAAAATTAACACTGAAGGCTCGGGCAGCGGACAGTTCGAGTCCACCAAATGA
- the LOC139409386 gene encoding glutaredoxin 2 isoform X2, which produces MFYLGQPFDSMLFAVSLLMMLARGGLLSRFVWNGCRRMGNFTSFSSSGLSSTTACGQFLQEVVSHNCIVIFSKTTCPYCKMAKNVFNEIGATYKVIELDEHNDGRRLQEALAQMTGARTVPRVFINGNCIGGGSDTKELHQKGKLLPLIEQCAPCCVKINTEGSGSGQFESTK; this is translated from the exons ATGTTCTACCTCGGCCAACCGTTTGATTCTATGTTATTTGCGGTTTCGTTGCTAATGATGTTAGCGCGAGGAGGACTCCTGTCCAGATTCGTATGGAACGGTTGCCGAAG GATGGGAAACTTCACATCCTTCAGCTCAAGTGGTCTGTCAAGCACAACAGCATGTGGTCAGTTTCTACAG GAGGTGGTGTCTCATAACTGCATTGTCATATTTTCCAAGACCACTTGTCCATATTGCAAAATGGCCAAAAATGTATTCAATGAAATTGGTGCTACATACAAGGTGATAGAGCTGGATGAACACAACGATGGAAGACGACTACAAGAGGCCTTGGCGCAGATGACCGGTGCCAGAACA GTTCCGAGGGTCTTCATCAATGGAAACTGCATTGGAGGAGGCTCTGACACAAAGGAACTACACCAGAAGGGAAAGCTGCTGCCTCTGATAGAACAATGTGCCCCGTGCTGCGTGAAAATTAACACTGAAGGCTCGGGCAGCGGACAGTTCGAGTCCACCAAATGA
- the LOC139409386 gene encoding glutaredoxin 2 isoform X3 — MNFLGMGNFTSFSSSGLSSTTACGQFLQEVVSHNCIVIFSKTTCPYCKMAKNVFNEIGATYKVIELDEHNDGRRLQEALAQMTGARTVPRVFINGNCIGGGSDTKELHQKGKLLPLIEQCAPCCVKINTEGSGSGQFESTK; from the exons ATGAACTttcttgg GATGGGAAACTTCACATCCTTCAGCTCAAGTGGTCTGTCAAGCACAACAGCATGTGGTCAGTTTCTACAG GAGGTGGTGTCTCATAACTGCATTGTCATATTTTCCAAGACCACTTGTCCATATTGCAAAATGGCCAAAAATGTATTCAATGAAATTGGTGCTACATACAAGGTGATAGAGCTGGATGAACACAACGATGGAAGACGACTACAAGAGGCCTTGGCGCAGATGACCGGTGCCAGAACA GTTCCGAGGGTCTTCATCAATGGAAACTGCATTGGAGGAGGCTCTGACACAAAGGAACTACACCAGAAGGGAAAGCTGCTGCCTCTGATAGAACAATGTGCCCCGTGCTGCGTGAAAATTAACACTGAAGGCTCGGGCAGCGGACAGTTCGAGTCCACCAAATGA
- the LOC139409386 gene encoding glutaredoxin 2 isoform X1: MDTKYKQSLTCLIVLLSLIMGIISSAHALKCLRMGNFTSFSSSGLSSTTACGQFLQEVVSHNCIVIFSKTTCPYCKMAKNVFNEIGATYKVIELDEHNDGRRLQEALAQMTGARTVPRVFINGNCIGGGSDTKELHQKGKLLPLIEQCAPCCVKINTEGSGSGQFESTK, from the exons ATGGACACAAAATACAAACAGAGTCTCACCTGTTTGATTGTTCTATTATCACTGATAATGGGGATAATATCTTCTGCACACGCCTTGAAATGTTTAAG GATGGGAAACTTCACATCCTTCAGCTCAAGTGGTCTGTCAAGCACAACAGCATGTGGTCAGTTTCTACAG GAGGTGGTGTCTCATAACTGCATTGTCATATTTTCCAAGACCACTTGTCCATATTGCAAAATGGCCAAAAATGTATTCAATGAAATTGGTGCTACATACAAGGTGATAGAGCTGGATGAACACAACGATGGAAGACGACTACAAGAGGCCTTGGCGCAGATGACCGGTGCCAGAACA GTTCCGAGGGTCTTCATCAATGGAAACTGCATTGGAGGAGGCTCTGACACAAAGGAACTACACCAGAAGGGAAAGCTGCTGCCTCTGATAGAACAATGTGCCCCGTGCTGCGTGAAAATTAACACTGAAGGCTCGGGCAGCGGACAGTTCGAGTCCACCAAATGA